In one Cervus elaphus chromosome 9, mCerEla1.1, whole genome shotgun sequence genomic region, the following are encoded:
- the LOC122700751 gene encoding olfactory receptor 2M3-like, with product MDVWNHTSLSDFILLGLFSYSPSDFFLFSLVLLASAASLTGNILFLLIIQADRRLHTPMYFFLSQVSIMDLTMMGTVVPKMAANFLSGNKFISWGGCATQVFLVVTVGSAECFLLAVMAYDRYVAVCHPLRYPVLMNWKACCLMAFASWMVGVTDSVIYVGMVFSFPYCGSLQVDHFFCEVPTLLRLSCADTSLFQDLIYACCVVMMLLPLGVIVASYVRILMAEINMPSTEGKQKALTTCSSHLTVVGLYYGGGLFNYMQKASARTAAEDRAISTFYTVIAPMLNPLIYSLRNREVIRAFKKVLGTWRV from the coding sequence ATGGATGTATGGAACCATACTTCCCTGTCAGATTTCATCCTTTTGGGTCTGTTCAGCTACTCACCATCtgacttcttccttttttcccttgtcCTTCTGGCCTCTGCTGCTTCTCTGACTGGCAACATCCTCTTCCTTCTGATCATACAAGCTGACAGGCGCCTACACACTCCCATGTACTTTTTTCTTAGTCAGGTCTCCATCATGGACCTGACCATGATGGGCACAGTGGTGCCCAAGATGGCAGCCAACTTCCTCTCGGGAAATAAGTTCATCTCTTGGGGTGGCTGTGCCACTCAGGTCTTCTTAGTGGTCACGGTAGGTAGTGCTGAGTGCTTCCTCCTGGCAGTCATGGCCTATGACAGGTATGTGGCTGTTTGTCACCCGCTGCGGTACCCTGTGCTCATGAACTGGAAGGCCTGCTGCCTGATGGCCTTTGCATCCTGGATGGTTGGAGTGACTGACAGTGTAATTTATGTGGGCATGGTCTTCAGCTTCCCCTACTGTGGCTCTCTCCAAGTGGACCACTTCTTCTGTGAGGTCCCCACCCTGTTGCGGCTCTCCTGTGCAGACACCTCGCTTTTTCAGGACCTCATCTATGCTTGCTGTGTAGTCATGATGCTGCTGCCCCTGGGGGTCATTGTGGCTTCCTATGTCCGGATCCTCATGGCTGAGATTAACATGCCCTCCACTGAGGGGAAACAGAAGGCTCTGACTACTTGCTCCTCGCACCTGACTGTGGTGGGTCTTTACTATGGGGGTGGCCTATTTAACTACATGCAGAAAGCTTCTGCTAGGACAGCAGCAGAAGACAGAGCCATCTCCACCTTCTACACCGTCATTGCTCCAATGCTCAACCCACTCATTTACAGCCTGAGGAACAGGGAGGTAATAAGGGCCTTTAAGAAGGTCCTGGGGACATGGAGAGTGTAG